One Gossypium hirsutum isolate 1008001.06 chromosome A11, Gossypium_hirsutum_v2.1, whole genome shotgun sequence genomic window carries:
- the LOC107911881 gene encoding uncharacterized protein: protein MGGGTMHIDFPKIQFNSSSTTLSAVSSSSSHNLNLSVPSNYASPLRPSSSSSCQNEICKKLEAVDGNENKIGTGSFNNFILGPVPSKPEVENALAALHSYIHGISSSTPEFKWLKPLLDSCHSRGLLCQGLGRVYDGLTLLLTEPSVKRLVVSISSDKAVWDAIKNNELVRKLLDLPLPAVENGRPGNSSGEAEPDNDILQWILDFAKAKVSELVLKFQSLLNEVFRSGKREKPNEETRGQLEEEIRSSLILSIVILLIVIVARVQTV, encoded by the exons ATGGGAGGAGGAACCATGCACATCGACTTTCCAAAGATTCAGTTCAATTCTTCTTCCACTACTCTCTCTGctgtttcttcttcctcttcacaTAACCTTAACCTTTCAGTCCCATCCAATTATGCTTCTCCACTTAGaccttcttcctcttcttcctgTCAAAATGAAATTTGCAAAAAACTAGAAGCTGTAgatggaaatgaaaataaaataggaaCTGGGTccttcaataattttattttgggacCAGTTCCATCCAAACCAGAAGTTGAAAATGCTTTGGCTGCTCTCCACAG TTACATACATGGGATTTCTTCATCTACACCAGAATTTAAATGGTTGAAGCCTCTTTTGGACAGCTGTCACTCGAGAGGGTTGCTATGTCAAGGTCTTGGTAGAGTTTACGATGGCTTAACTTTGCTCCTCACTGAGCCATCTGTCAAG AGGCTGGTCGTTTCAATATCATCTGATAAAGCTGTTTGGGATGCTATAAAGAACAACGAGTTGGTTCGGAAGCTCCTTGACTTGCCTCTCCCTGCAG TTGAAAATGGAAGGCCTGGGAATTCTAGCGGTGAAGCAGAGCCAGACAATGACATCTTGCAGTGGATATTGGACTTTGCAAAAGCTAAAGTCTCAGAGCTCGTATTGAAATTCCAATCACTTCTGAATGAGGTGTTCCGAAGTGGTAAGAGAgaaaaacctaatgaagaaaCCAGAGGTCAGTTGGAGGAAGAAATCAGATCTTCCTTGATTCTCTCAATTGTAATACTGTTGATCGTGATTGTAGCTCGGGTTCAAACAGTTTGA